ATATCAATGTTAATATGTTTGAATTTCAAAATGCTCTCAATCAATATCTAGAAGAAAAAGATTTACTCCTTTTTAGTATGGAAATGACGAATGCACTTGTTGAACAAAATAGTTCAAAACTTCGCCTAATTGTTGGGAAATTAGAAGACAAAATAGATGTAGATGTTTTTAAGCCAAATTTCAAAAAAAATCGACTAGATTATATTCGTGCAAAGTCCACTTTATCCTTTCTTGATACAGCATATACATTGACTGAAGACGAGATACTTTTTTTAGAAAAATATCTTTTTAAGCTTAAAGAATGGGGACAGTATGATATTGCACTCCTTGGACAATGTGCTCAGTTCCTAGATTGGATTCATCTTATTGAATTAACAGAACGCATGATTTCTCCTTCACAGACCTCTAATAATATCCCCTATGTAAAACAAGCTATTATTCAAAATGTTCTTAATATTATTAACGTATTTATTGAAGCTGGACTATATGCTCCAGCTAAAAAATTTATCAAATATCTCGAAAATACTGATATTCATGATTACTTCATGTTTGAAAAATTGACTTTAATTTATAATACTGCAAGATATAGCCATAAAAAAGGAGATAGTAGTGCACTTGACATGATGAAATCTTGTCAACAAATTTTAGAGTTTTGTAAATGTTTTAAAACGTCAAACTGGATAGCCACAGAAATTTCCGATATTGACCAATAGATGTATTTTTAGTCTAAATGAAATATAAAAGAGAATTTAAACGGCTTAAGTAAACAAAAAAAGAGTAAGTAATCTACTGTAATATAGATTGCTTACCGTTTTTTTATTATTTGATTTTTTGGGTACTATTTTTTGTAAATACCGTCAACCAAGCAACCGAAGACTAACGCCCTTTTATGAGACTAGTCCTTTTGCCAAGATGTATCTTCACCATTACTTGCGATGACTTGCTTGTACCAGTTAAATGATTTTTTAGGTGTACGTTTCAAGGTACCATTCCCCTCATTATCACGATCTACATAGATAAAGCCATACCGTTTTTTCATTTCACCAGTACCTGCAGAAACAAGGTCAATACAGCCCCATGAGGTATAACCGAGCACTTCGACACCATCGATATCGATTGCATCACGCATGGCATCAACATGTTTTGCCATATAATCAATCCGGTAATCATCTGCTACATAACTATTTTCATCAGGTGTATCAACTGCGCCTAGACCATTTTCTACGACAAATAGCGGTTTTTGATAACGGTCATAAAGACTGTTCAAGGTCGTACGGAAACCGAGTGGGTCAATTTGCCAGCCCCATTCGCTTGATTCAAGATACGGATTTTTAACTGAGTCAAAGATATTTGAAGCTGTAAATTCTACTTCATCATTATCATCACCAACAGAGACACGTGTTGCGTAATAACTGAAGGATACGAAGTCAACTGTATTTTCTTTTAAGAAAGCCAAATCTCCGTCTTCAATAGGTAGTGCAATCCCTTTGCGTTCCAAGCGTTTGAGGAAATATCTTGGATATTCACCACGCGCTTGTACATCAATCAGATAGTATTCGTCACGCGCATCTTCATAAGCTGCCCAAACATCCCCAGGACGACATGAGTATGGATAATAAACCGCACCCGCCATCATACACCCAACTTGGTTTTCAGGATCAATCTCATGGGCAATCTTTGTTGCACGTGCACTTGCCAACAACTCATGGTGAGCTGCTGTATATTTTGCAAGTTCTTGGTCTTCACCATCTTCAAATGTTAAGCCAGCACCCATGAATGGGGCATGAAGAATCATATTGATTTCATTAAATGTCAACCAGTATTTGACCAACCCTTTGTAGCGTGTAAACAAGACACGCACCAAGTTTTCATAGAAATCAACGAGTTTTCTATTCTTCCAACCACCATATTCTTTAATTAAATGAATTGGGCAGTCAAAATGTGTAATCGTCACTAAAGGTTCAATGCCATATTTATGACATTCATTAAATAGATCTTCATAGAATTTCAACCCAGCTTCATTTGGTTCTGCCTCATCACCTTTTGGGAAGATACGAGACCAAGCAATAGATAGTCGATAGGTTTTAAATCCCATTTCACCAAATAACTTGATATCTTCTTTAAAATGATGATACATATCAATCGCTTCTTTAGCCGGATAAAAGTGGTCCTCATCAAAAGCTAGGTGATTCATTTTACCCGTGATGATTGGAAAACGATCTTCTCCTAATGGTACGACATCAACATTAGCAAGACCACGTCCACCTTCGTTATAGCCACCTTCACACTGATTGGCTGCTGTAGCCCCTCCCCATAAAAATCCTTTTGGAAATCCCATTTGTTAATTCTCCTTTTCTTTACATTTTAAAATACTGATTGGCTTCTAAACTTACTGCAATTCCGTCGTGGTCGACATCGCTAGTCACCTCGTCAGATGCTGCCTTAAGTTCTTCTGTCCCATTTCCCATGGCAATATTGTAGCCACATGCACGAAACATTGCTAGATCATTATTGGCATCACCAAAAGAAATTGCATCCTCTTTAGTCATCCCCAATTTATCCAACACAATCGTTATCGCAGTCTCTTTATCATTACCTTTAACCGCAATTTCGCCACTTTCTTTACCAAAAAATGGTACCGTCATGTTAAACATTTCAAATTGATGACCAAACTTATCCGCAATCAATTGGTAAGCAAAGCGATTATTAATAAACGAAATCTTATTAACGTCTGCATAATCAATCGGTTGATTTGCAAATGA
The DNA window shown above is from Lactococcus paracarnosus and carries:
- a CDS encoding helix-turn-helix domain-containing protein, whose amino-acid sequence is MSKNNEKYSNEELAIGIVYREFRIAKGFTQEEAAGDEISATHLSNFENGKTIVSTHHFFCILQNINVNMFEFQNALNQYLEEKDLLLFSMEMTNALVEQNSSKLRLIVGKLEDKIDVDVFKPNFKKNRLDYIRAKSTLSFLDTAYTLTEDEILFLEKYLFKLKEWGQYDIALLGQCAQFLDWIHLIELTERMISPSQTSNNIPYVKQAIIQNVLNIINVFIEAGLYAPAKKFIKYLENTDIHDYFMFEKLTLIYNTARYSHKKGDSSALDMMKSCQQILEFCKCFKTSNWIATEISDIDQ
- a CDS encoding 6-phospho-beta-glucosidase translates to MGFPKGFLWGGATAANQCEGGYNEGGRGLANVDVVPLGEDRFPIITGKMNHLAFDEDHFYPAKEAIDMYHHFKEDIKLFGEMGFKTYRLSIAWSRIFPKGDEAEPNEAGLKFYEDLFNECHKYGIEPLVTITHFDCPIHLIKEYGGWKNRKLVDFYENLVRVLFTRYKGLVKYWLTFNEINMILHAPFMGAGLTFEDGEDQELAKYTAAHHELLASARATKIAHEIDPENQVGCMMAGAVYYPYSCRPGDVWAAYEDARDEYYLIDVQARGEYPRYFLKRLERKGIALPIEDGDLAFLKENTVDFVSFSYYATRVSVGDDNDEVEFTASNIFDSVKNPYLESSEWGWQIDPLGFRTTLNSLYDRYQKPLFVVENGLGAVDTPDENSYVADDYRIDYMAKHVDAMRDAIDIDGVEVLGYTSWGCIDLVSAGTGEMKKRYGFIYVDRDNEGNGTLKRTPKKSFNWYKQVIASNGEDTSWQKD